One Pantoea trifolii DNA segment encodes these proteins:
- the metG gene encoding methionine--tRNA ligase produces MTIVAKKILVTCALPYANGSIHLGHMLEHIQADIWVRYQRMRGNQVHFICADDAHGTPIMLKAQQLGIAPEQMIAEMKQEHETDFAGFNISYDNYHSTHGDENRQLSELIYGRLKENGFIKNRTISQLYDPEKGMFLPDRFVKGTCPKCKSPDQYGDNCEVCSATYSPTELIDPKSVVSGATPVLRDSEHFFFDLPSFSAMLQAWTRSGALQEQVANKMQEWFESGLQQWDISRDAPYFGFEIPGAPGKYFYVWLDAPIGYMGSFKNLCDKRGDLDFDEFWKKDSTTELYHFIGKDIVYFHSLFWPAMLEGSNFRKPTNLFVHGYVTVNGAKMSKSRGTFIKASTWLQHLDADSLRYYYAAKLSSRIDDIDLNLEDFVQRVNADVVNKVVNLASRNAGFLTKRFGGKLASELADPALYQTFVDASEKIGEAWASREYNRAIREIMALADLANRYVDEQAPWVVAKQEGRDADLQAICSMGINLFRVLMTWLKPVLPSLTERTEAFLQSELSWDAIAQPLLDHEVAPFKALYGRIEMTKVDALVEASKEDAAAANKPAATGPLADAPIGDTITIDDFAKVDMRVALIEKAELVDGSDKLLRLELDLGGEKRQIFSGIRAAYPDPSVLVGKMTIIVANLAPRKMRFGISEGMVLSAGPGGKDLFVLSVDSGAVPGMPVK; encoded by the coding sequence ATGACTATAGTCGCTAAAAAAATTCTGGTAACGTGCGCGCTGCCGTACGCAAACGGTTCAATCCATCTCGGTCACATGCTTGAACACATTCAGGCTGACATTTGGGTCCGTTACCAGCGAATGCGTGGCAACCAGGTTCACTTCATCTGTGCAGACGACGCCCACGGCACGCCAATTATGCTGAAAGCGCAGCAGCTGGGCATCGCGCCGGAGCAGATGATCGCGGAGATGAAGCAGGAGCACGAGACCGATTTCGCTGGCTTCAACATCAGCTATGACAACTATCACTCGACGCACGGCGACGAAAACCGCCAGCTGTCTGAGTTGATTTATGGTCGTCTGAAAGAGAACGGCTTCATCAAGAACCGCACCATCTCGCAGCTGTACGATCCTGAAAAAGGCATGTTCCTGCCGGACCGTTTCGTGAAAGGCACCTGCCCGAAATGTAAGTCACCGGATCAGTATGGCGATAACTGCGAAGTGTGCAGCGCGACCTATAGCCCGACCGAGCTGATCGACCCGAAATCGGTGGTTTCAGGCGCGACGCCGGTGCTGCGTGATTCCGAGCACTTCTTCTTTGATCTCCCTTCTTTCAGCGCGATGCTGCAGGCGTGGACGCGTTCAGGCGCGCTGCAAGAGCAGGTGGCGAACAAGATGCAGGAGTGGTTTGAGTCGGGCTTGCAGCAGTGGGATATCTCCCGCGATGCGCCTTACTTTGGCTTCGAAATTCCTGGCGCGCCGGGCAAATACTTTTACGTCTGGCTGGATGCGCCAATCGGTTACATGGGTTCGTTCAAAAATCTGTGCGACAAGCGCGGCGATCTCGATTTCGACGAGTTCTGGAAGAAAGATTCCACCACCGAGTTGTATCACTTCATCGGTAAAGACATCGTCTATTTCCACAGCCTGTTCTGGCCGGCGATGCTGGAAGGCAGCAACTTCCGCAAGCCAACCAACCTGTTCGTACACGGTTATGTGACGGTGAACGGCGCGAAGATGTCCAAATCGCGCGGTACCTTTATTAAAGCCAGCACCTGGTTGCAGCATCTGGATGCCGACAGCCTGCGTTATTACTACGCGGCCAAGCTCTCTTCGCGCATCGACGATATCGACCTGAATCTGGAAGATTTCGTTCAGCGCGTGAATGCGGACGTGGTGAACAAAGTGGTGAACCTGGCGTCGCGTAATGCGGGCTTCCTGACCAAACGCTTTGGCGGCAAGCTGGCGAGCGAACTGGCCGATCCGGCACTGTATCAGACCTTTGTTGATGCCTCTGAGAAGATTGGCGAAGCCTGGGCCAGCCGCGAATATAACCGCGCGATCCGTGAAATCATGGCGCTGGCCGATCTGGCGAACCGCTATGTCGATGAGCAGGCACCTTGGGTGGTGGCGAAGCAAGAAGGCCGCGATGCCGACCTGCAAGCGATCTGCTCAATGGGTATCAACCTGTTCCGCGTATTGATGACCTGGCTGAAGCCGGTGCTGCCATCACTGACCGAACGCACCGAAGCCTTCCTGCAGAGCGAACTGAGCTGGGATGCGATTGCCCAACCGCTGCTGGATCATGAAGTAGCACCGTTCAAAGCGCTGTATGGCCGTATCGAAATGACCAAAGTTGACGCGCTGGTTGAGGCTTCGAAAGAAGACGCGGCGGCGGCGAACAAACCTGCAGCAACCGGTCCGCTGGCCGATGCGCCGATTGGCGACACCATCACCATTGATGATTTCGCCAAGGTCGATATGCGTGTGGCGCTGATCGAAAAAGCTGAGCTGGTTGACGGTTCCGACAAGCTGCTGCGTCTGGAGCTGGATTTGGGTGGCGAGAAGCGCCAGATTTTCTCTGGCATTCGCGCAGCCTATCCGGATCCGTCCGTGCTGGTCGGCAAGATGACCATCATCGTGGCTAACCTCGCGCCGCGTAAAATGCGCTTCGGTATTTCAGAAGGCATGGTGCTGTCAGCGGGTCCAGGCGGCAAAGACCTGTTTGTGTTGTCCGTCGATAGCGGTGCAGTGCCGGGTATGCCGGTTAAGTAA
- a CDS encoding endonuclease domain-containing protein, whose product MMKAITRQRQLRQAMPEAEHLLWRFLRNRNLCGVKFRRQHPIGCYIVDFACIERLLIVELDGGQHNEDEAKIYDQRRTDYLQRGGWRVIRFWNHQVFEEFDAVMEEIYRQLLLPGPSP is encoded by the coding sequence ATGATGAAAGCGATTACGCGTCAGCGACAACTGCGTCAGGCGATGCCAGAAGCGGAGCATCTATTATGGCGTTTTTTGCGTAACCGGAATTTATGCGGCGTGAAGTTTCGGCGTCAGCATCCGATTGGATGTTATATCGTGGATTTCGCCTGTATTGAAAGGCTGCTGATCGTTGAGCTGGATGGCGGACAACATAATGAAGATGAAGCGAAAATTTATGATCAACGAAGAACGGATTATTTACAGCGCGGTGGCTGGAGAGTGATTAGATTCTGGAATCATCAGGTTTTCGAAGAGTTTGATGCGGTGATGGAGGAGATATATCGGCAGTTGTTGCTGCCTGGGCCCTCACCCTAG
- a CDS encoding NAD-dependent malic enzyme, translating to MELDYESKRPLYIPYAGPILLEFPLLNKGSAFTLEERNEFNLNGLLPEAVETIEEQAERAWRQFLDFKNNNDKHVYLRNIQDTNETLFYRLLDNHLEEMMPIIYTPTVGAACEHFSEIYRRARGVFISYNNRDRIEDMLQNATKQNVKVIVVTDGERILGLGDLGIGGMGIPIGKLSLYTACGGISPAYTLPVVLDVGTNNQQLLNDPLYMGWRHPRITGEEYEEFVNEFIQAVNRRWPNVLLQFEDFAQKNAMPLLERYRDEICCFNDDIQGTAAVTVGTLIAASRAAGSRLCEQKVVFLGAGSAGCGIAEQIIAQMKSEGLSDDEARGRVMMVDRFGLLTDKLPNLLNFQSKLVQKSESLKDWDTDSDSISLLDVVRNAKPDILIGVSGQPGLFTEEIIREMHKHTKRPIVMPLSNPTSRVEATPADIIAWTDGAALVATGSPFSPVTWKGKTYPIAQCNNSYIFPGIGLGVIAAGASRVTDSMLMTASRALADCSPLVNDGEGPVLPEIKDIQGVSKLIAIEVGKAAQLAGVAVVTSEDVLSKAVSNNFWLPQYRNYRRTSI from the coding sequence ATGGAACTCGACTACGAAAGTAAACGCCCGCTGTATATTCCTTATGCGGGTCCGATCCTGCTGGAATTTCCGCTGTTGAATAAAGGCAGCGCCTTCACCCTCGAAGAACGTAACGAATTTAACCTCAACGGTCTGCTACCGGAAGCGGTAGAAACCATCGAAGAGCAGGCAGAACGTGCCTGGCGCCAGTTCCTGGATTTCAAAAACAACAACGACAAGCATGTCTATCTGCGCAACATCCAGGACACCAACGAAACCCTGTTCTACCGCCTGCTCGACAATCATCTGGAAGAGATGATGCCGATTATCTACACCCCAACGGTCGGCGCGGCCTGTGAACACTTCTCTGAAATCTACCGTCGCGCGCGCGGCGTGTTCATCTCTTATAACAACCGCGATCGCATTGAAGACATGCTGCAGAACGCCACTAAGCAGAATGTAAAAGTGATCGTGGTGACCGATGGCGAACGTATTCTTGGTCTCGGCGATTTGGGTATCGGCGGCATGGGCATCCCAATCGGTAAGCTGTCGCTGTATACCGCGTGTGGCGGCATCAGCCCGGCTTACACCTTGCCGGTGGTGCTGGATGTTGGCACCAACAACCAACAGTTGCTGAACGATCCGCTCTACATGGGCTGGCGTCATCCGCGTATCACTGGCGAAGAGTACGAAGAGTTTGTTAACGAGTTCATCCAGGCAGTCAACCGTCGCTGGCCGAACGTGCTGTTGCAGTTCGAAGACTTCGCGCAGAAAAACGCCATGCCGCTGCTGGAGCGCTATCGCGATGAGATCTGCTGCTTCAACGACGATATTCAGGGCACCGCCGCAGTGACCGTCGGCACGCTGATCGCCGCCAGCCGCGCTGCGGGCAGCCGCCTGTGCGAGCAGAAAGTGGTGTTCCTCGGTGCCGGTTCTGCCGGTTGTGGTATCGCCGAGCAAATCATCGCGCAGATGAAGTCGGAAGGTTTGAGCGATGATGAAGCGCGTGGCCGCGTGATGATGGTCGATCGCTTCGGTCTGCTGACCGACAAACTGCCGAACCTGCTCAATTTCCAGAGCAAGCTGGTGCAGAAGAGCGAGAGCCTGAAAGATTGGGATACCGATAGCGATTCAATTTCTCTGCTCGACGTGGTGCGCAACGCCAAGCCGGATATTCTGATCGGCGTGTCAGGTCAACCTGGCCTGTTCACCGAAGAGATCATCCGCGAGATGCACAAGCACACCAAGCGTCCAATCGTTATGCCGCTGTCGAACCCGACGTCACGCGTGGAAGCAACGCCAGCCGACATCATCGCCTGGACCGACGGTGCCGCGCTGGTTGCCACCGGCAGCCCGTTCTCACCGGTGACCTGGAAAGGGAAAACCTATCCAATCGCCCAGTGCAACAACTCCTATATCTTCCCTGGCATCGGTTTGGGTGTCATCGCTGCGGGCGCCAGTCGCGTGACGGATTCGATGCTGATGACCGCCAGCCGCGCACTGGCCGACTGCTCACCGCTGGTTAACGATGGCGAAGGTCCGGTTCTGCCGGAGATCAAAGATATACAAGGCGTGTCCAAGCTGATTGCCATTGAAGTGGGCAAAGCCGCGCAGCTGGCTGGTGTGGCGGTGGTGACCTCGGAAGATGTGCTGTCGAAAGCCGTCAGCAACAACTTCTGGCTGCCGCAGTATCGTAATTATCGCCGTACTTCGATCTGA
- the mglA gene encoding galactose/methyl galactoside ABC transporter ATP-binding protein MglA: MASENPTTQREYLLEMTNVSKSFPGVKALDNVNLKVRPHSVHALMGENGAGKSTLLKCLFGIYKKDTGSILFQGEEIDYKSSKEALENGVSMVHQELNLVLQRNVMDNMWLGRYPRKGVFVDQDKMYRDTKAIFDELDIDIDPRDKVATLSVSQMQMIEIAKAFSYDAKIVIMDEPTSSLTEKEVNHLFTIIRKLKDRGCGIVYISHKMEEIFQLCDEITILRDGQWIATQPLEGLDMDKIISMMVGRSLNQRFPDKTNVPGETILEVRHLTSLRQPSIRDISFDLRKGEILGIAGLVGAKRTDIVETLFGIREKSGGTIKLHGKAINNHSANEAINHGFALVTEERRSTGIYAYLDIGFNSLISNIKKYKSSMGLLDNKRMKSDTQWVIDSMRVKTPGHHTQIGSLSGGNQQKVIIGRWLLTQPEILMLDEPTRGIDVGAKFEIYQLIAELAKKEKGIIIISSEMPELLGITDRILVMSNGQVAGIVDTKTTSQNEILRLASLHL; the protein is encoded by the coding sequence ATGGCCAGTGAGAATCCGACCACACAGCGTGAATATCTGCTGGAGATGACGAATGTCTCTAAATCATTTCCAGGGGTTAAAGCCTTAGATAATGTGAATTTAAAAGTGCGGCCGCACTCCGTTCATGCATTAATGGGAGAAAACGGCGCCGGGAAATCTACATTATTAAAATGTCTGTTTGGGATTTATAAAAAGGATACGGGGAGCATCCTGTTTCAGGGTGAAGAAATTGATTATAAGAGCTCCAAAGAGGCGCTGGAAAATGGCGTTTCCATGGTGCATCAGGAATTAAACCTGGTTCTGCAACGCAACGTCATGGATAACATGTGGCTTGGCCGTTATCCACGTAAAGGCGTATTTGTTGATCAGGATAAAATGTATCGCGATACCAAAGCGATCTTTGATGAATTAGATATTGATATCGATCCGCGCGATAAAGTCGCCACCTTATCTGTCTCGCAGATGCAGATGATCGAAATCGCCAAAGCTTTTTCCTATGACGCGAAGATTGTCATTATGGATGAGCCGACATCATCGCTGACCGAAAAAGAAGTGAATCACTTGTTCACGATTATTCGTAAGCTGAAAGATCGCGGCTGCGGCATTGTCTATATCTCGCATAAGATGGAAGAGATATTCCAGCTGTGCGATGAGATCACCATTTTGCGTGATGGGCAGTGGATCGCCACTCAGCCGCTGGAAGGGCTGGATATGGACAAGATCATCTCGATGATGGTTGGCCGTTCATTGAACCAGCGTTTCCCGGACAAAACCAACGTGCCGGGGGAAACCATTCTTGAGGTGCGTCATTTAACCTCACTGCGTCAGCCTTCAATTCGTGATATCTCGTTCGATCTGCGTAAAGGTGAAATTCTGGGTATTGCCGGTTTGGTGGGCGCCAAGCGTACCGACATCGTCGAAACTCTGTTTGGGATTCGCGAAAAGTCGGGCGGCACGATTAAATTGCACGGTAAGGCGATTAATAACCACAGTGCCAACGAAGCCATTAACCACGGTTTTGCGCTGGTGACGGAAGAGCGTCGTTCCACCGGTATTTATGCGTATCTGGATATTGGCTTTAACTCGCTTATCTCCAATATTAAAAAGTATAAATCCAGCATGGGGCTGCTCGATAATAAACGCATGAAAAGCGATACCCAATGGGTGATTGATTCGATGCGCGTGAAAACGCCAGGTCATCATACGCAAATTGGTTCGCTTTCCGGTGGTAACCAACAAAAAGTGATCATTGGTCGCTGGTTATTAACGCAGCCGGAAATATTGATGCTGGATGAACCAACGCGCGGGATTGATGTGGGCGCGAAATTCGAAATCTACCAACTTATTGCTGAGTTGGCGAAGAAAGAGAAGGGCATCATTATTATCTCTTCTGAAATGCCAGAACTGTTGGGTATTACCGATCGTATTTTAGTGATGAGTAATGGCCAAGTAGCAGGCATTGTTGATACCAAAACGACCTCGCAGAATGAAATCCTGCGTTTAGCGTCATTACACCTTTAA
- the sanA gene encoding outer membrane permeability protein SanA yields MIKRVFFGLFFIILLMVATALGLDRWISWKTAPFIYEDVTSLPHRQVGVVLGTAKYYRTGVINQYYLYRIQGALNAYNSGKVNYLLLSGDNAQQSYNEPMTMRRDLIKAGVAPSDIVLDYAGFRTLDSIVRTRKVFDTNDFIIITQRFHCERALYIAQHLGIQAQCYAVPSPKNMLSVRFREVGARLGALADLYLMKREPRFLGPLVPIPAVHEVPEDAQSYPAVTPEQLLELEEKLQK; encoded by the coding sequence ATGATTAAACGCGTTTTCTTTGGTCTGTTTTTCATCATCTTACTGATGGTGGCGACCGCGCTCGGCCTGGATCGCTGGATCAGCTGGAAAACCGCGCCCTTTATATATGAAGATGTCACCTCGTTGCCACATCGTCAGGTCGGCGTGGTCTTGGGCACGGCGAAGTACTACCGCACGGGCGTGATCAATCAGTATTACCTCTATCGCATTCAGGGCGCGTTGAACGCTTATAACAGCGGCAAGGTCAATTACCTGCTGCTGAGCGGTGATAATGCGCAGCAAAGCTATAACGAACCGATGACCATGCGCCGCGATTTGATTAAAGCGGGCGTCGCGCCGTCGGACATCGTGCTGGATTACGCCGGCTTCCGCACGCTGGATTCGATTGTGCGCACGCGCAAAGTGTTCGATACCAACGATTTCATCATCATTACCCAGCGCTTCCACTGTGAGCGCGCGCTGTATATCGCACAGCATCTGGGGATTCAGGCGCAGTGTTATGCGGTGCCGTCGCCGAAAAACATGTTGTCGGTACGTTTCCGCGAAGTGGGTGCACGTTTGGGTGCGCTGGCGGATTTGTATTTGATGAAGCGCGAGCCGCGTTTCCTCGGCCCGCTAGTGCCGATTCCTGCGGTGCATGAAGTGCCGGAAGATGCGCAGAGTTATCCGGCAGTAACGCCAGAGCAGTTGCTGGAGCTGGAAGAGAAACTGCAGAAGTAA
- a CDS encoding CidB/LrgB family autolysis modulator → MIDAWWSLPLTVISYFLARKLAAKINISIVNPLLVAMTIVIPILLLTNLPYTRYFAGSSLLNQLLQPAVVALALPLYEQMHQIRARWKTIISVCFIGSITAMVSGTAIALWMGATPEIAATIMPKSVTTPIAMAVSASLHGIPAISAICVLIAGVLGAVFGHMLLNLFKVKNKSSRGLAIGNASHALGTARAAEIDYQEGAFSSLALVICGIITSLLAPFLFPLLMHWWG, encoded by the coding sequence ATGATTGACGCATGGTGGTCGCTGCCGCTGACCGTAATCTCCTATTTTCTGGCGCGCAAACTGGCGGCGAAAATCAATATCTCCATCGTCAATCCATTGCTGGTGGCGATGACGATTGTCATTCCGATTCTGCTGCTCACCAATCTGCCTTACACGCGCTATTTTGCCGGCAGCAGCCTGCTCAATCAGTTGCTGCAACCGGCGGTTGTCGCGCTGGCGTTGCCGCTGTATGAGCAGATGCATCAGATTCGCGCGCGCTGGAAAACCATCATCAGCGTCTGTTTCATCGGCAGCATCACGGCGATGGTGTCAGGCACCGCGATTGCGCTGTGGATGGGCGCAACGCCGGAAATCGCCGCCACCATTATGCCGAAATCCGTTACCACGCCGATTGCGATGGCGGTCTCCGCCTCGCTGCACGGTATTCCCGCCATCAGCGCTATTTGCGTGCTGATCGCCGGTGTGCTGGGTGCGGTGTTTGGTCATATGCTGCTTAATCTGTTTAAGGTGAAAAACAAATCTTCGCGCGGCTTGGCGATTGGAAACGCTTCGCACGCATTAGGCACCGCGCGCGCCGCCGAGATTGATTATCAGGAAGGTGCCTTCAGCTCACTGGCTTTGGTGATTTGCGGCATCATCACTTCGTTACTGGCACCCTTCCTTTTTCCGCTATTAATGCATTGGTGGGGCTGA
- the cdd gene encoding cytidine deaminase translates to MHSRFLTAFSALPTALQAAIQPLLDAPDFHGVLRPQDVAQLKQLTGLDDDALALELLPLAASCAVATVSNFNVGAISRGVSGHWYFGANMEFLHTPLQQTVHAEQSAITHAWLRGEEKLAAITVNYTPCGHCRQFMNELNSGTAIRISLPGRAVSTLGDYLPDAFGPADLNITERLLTPIDHGFAVQGDALQQAAITAANHSHAPYSQSYSGVALRSLSGKVFTGRYAENAAFNPSLPPLQAALILMNMSNEALETIQQAVLAECQESTLSQLDATRATLKALGCEDFSLTLVSKTSV, encoded by the coding sequence ATGCATTCACGATTCCTTACTGCTTTTTCTGCCCTGCCCACTGCGCTGCAAGCTGCAATTCAGCCGCTGCTCGATGCGCCGGATTTTCACGGCGTATTGCGTCCGCAGGATGTCGCGCAACTGAAACAGCTTACCGGTCTGGATGATGATGCGCTGGCGCTGGAACTGCTGCCGCTGGCGGCGAGCTGCGCGGTGGCAACCGTATCAAATTTTAATGTCGGCGCGATCTCGCGCGGCGTCAGCGGCCACTGGTATTTCGGCGCCAACATGGAGTTCCTGCACACGCCGCTACAGCAGACGGTGCACGCCGAGCAAAGTGCCATTACGCATGCCTGGCTGCGCGGTGAAGAGAAACTGGCAGCGATTACCGTCAACTACACGCCGTGCGGACATTGTCGTCAGTTTATGAACGAGCTGAACAGCGGCACGGCGATTCGCATCAGCCTGCCTGGACGCGCGGTTAGCACGCTGGGCGACTATTTGCCGGATGCGTTTGGTCCAGCCGATCTGAACATCACTGAACGTCTGCTGACGCCGATCGATCATGGTTTTGCCGTTCAAGGTGATGCGTTGCAACAGGCTGCCATTACTGCCGCCAATCACAGTCACGCCCCTTATAGCCAGAGTTACAGCGGCGTGGCGCTGCGCAGCCTGAGCGGCAAGGTCTTTACCGGTCGCTATGCGGAAAACGCCGCCTTCAACCCAAGCTTGCCGCCGCTGCAGGCCGCACTGATTTTGATGAACATGAGCAACGAAGCGCTGGAGACTATTCAGCAAGCCGTTTTGGCAGAATGTCAGGAGAGCACGCTGAGTCAGTTGGATGCGACTCGCGCGACGCTTAAGGCGTTGGGATGTGAGGATTTCTCACTTACTTTAGTTTCGAAAACATCAGTTTAG
- the mglC gene encoding galactose/methyl galactoside ABC transporter permease MglC codes for MKATTKKNALTWLKEGGIYVVLFVLLAIIIFQDPTFLSLMNLSNILTQSSVRIIIALGVAGLIVTQGTDLSAGRQVGLAAVVAATLLQAMDNANKVFPHLDTVPIPVVILTVCIIGGVIGLVNGVIIAYLKVTPFITTLGTMIIVYGINSLYYDFVGASPIAGFDPGFSKFAQGFLRFGDFKLSFITFYAVIAIVFVWVLWNKTRFGRNIFAIGGNPEAAKVSGVNVPFNLILVYALSGVFYAFGGMLEAGRIGSATNNLGFMYELDAIAACVVGGVSFAGGVGSVAGVVTGVIIFTVINYGLTYIGVNPYWQYIIKGGIIIFAVALDSLKYARKK; via the coding sequence ATGAAAGCGACTACTAAAAAGAATGCGCTAACCTGGTTAAAAGAGGGCGGCATTTACGTTGTCCTGTTTGTACTGCTGGCAATTATTATTTTCCAGGATCCAACGTTCTTAAGTTTAATGAACCTAAGTAATATTCTGACCCAATCCTCAGTGCGTATTATTATTGCATTGGGCGTGGCCGGTTTGATTGTCACTCAAGGTACGGACCTTTCAGCGGGTCGTCAGGTAGGTTTAGCGGCGGTGGTGGCAGCAACGCTGCTGCAGGCGATGGATAACGCGAACAAGGTGTTCCCGCATCTGGACACCGTGCCAATCCCGGTAGTTATCCTGACCGTGTGCATCATCGGCGGCGTGATTGGTCTGGTAAACGGTGTGATCATTGCTTACCTCAAGGTAACGCCATTTATCACCACCCTGGGCACCATGATCATCGTTTACGGCATCAACTCACTCTATTACGACTTTGTGGGGGCATCACCGATTGCCGGTTTCGATCCTGGCTTCTCCAAATTTGCTCAGGGCTTCCTGCGTTTCGGTGACTTCAAACTGTCGTTCATCACCTTCTACGCCGTGATTGCCATCGTATTTGTTTGGGTGCTGTGGAATAAAACCCGTTTCGGCCGCAACATCTTCGCTATCGGTGGTAACCCGGAAGCGGCGAAAGTGTCTGGCGTAAACGTACCGTTCAACCTGATTCTGGTGTATGCATTGTCAGGCGTGTTCTACGCGTTCGGCGGGATGCTGGAAGCGGGCCGTATCGGCAGCGCTACCAACAACCTCGGCTTTATGTATGAGCTGGATGCGATTGCGGCTTGTGTGGTCGGCGGAGTGTCGTTTGCCGGTGGCGTGGGTTCTGTAGCGGGCGTGGTGACCGGTGTCATCATTTTTACCGTCATCAACTACGGCTTGACCTACATCGGCGTCAACCCTTACTGGCAGTACATCATCAAGGGCGGCATCATCATCTTCGCTGTGGCGCTGGATTCACTGAAGTACGCACGTAAAAAATAA
- the apbC gene encoding iron-sulfur cluster carrier protein ApbC, translated as MTSQSQQHHSPEALRALVIGVLSDFEHPTLQHNLTTLKALRHVALLDDKLHIELVMPFAWASAFEELKAQTSAELLRLTDASAIDWRLRHDIATLKRVKNHPGATGVKNIIAVSSGKGGVGKSSTAVNMALALIAEGARVGILDADIYGPSIPNMLGTENQRPTSPDGTHMAPIMAHGLATNSIGYLVTDDNAMVWRGPMASKALMQLLNETMWPDLDYLILDMPPGTGDIQLTLAQNVPVTGALVVTTPQDIALIDARKGMVMFEKVNVPVLGVVENMSMHICSQCGHHEPIFGTGGAQKLVEDYNTRLLAQLPLHITLREDLDDGEPTVVRRPDSDFTALYRQLAGRVAAQLYWQGDIIPGDIAFRAV; from the coding sequence ATGACTTCACAATCCCAGCAACATCATTCACCTGAAGCGCTGCGAGCCTTAGTTATCGGCGTGCTAAGTGACTTTGAACATCCGACGCTGCAACACAACCTGACTACGCTGAAAGCGCTGCGCCACGTCGCGCTGCTGGATGACAAGCTGCATATCGAACTGGTGATGCCGTTCGCGTGGGCCAGCGCCTTTGAAGAGCTGAAAGCGCAAACCAGCGCCGAGCTGCTGCGCCTGACCGATGCCAGCGCCATTGACTGGCGGCTGCGTCATGACATCGCCACGCTGAAGCGGGTGAAAAATCATCCGGGCGCGACCGGTGTGAAGAACATCATCGCCGTCAGTTCAGGCAAAGGTGGCGTGGGTAAATCCAGCACCGCCGTGAATATGGCGCTGGCGCTGATCGCCGAAGGAGCGCGCGTGGGGATTCTCGATGCGGATATTTACGGCCCGTCGATTCCGAACATGCTCGGTACCGAAAATCAGCGTCCAACCTCGCCAGATGGCACGCATATGGCGCCGATCATGGCGCACGGTCTGGCAACCAATTCGATTGGTTATCTGGTCACCGACGACAACGCCATGGTGTGGCGTGGTCCGATGGCGAGCAAAGCCCTGATGCAACTGCTTAATGAAACCATGTGGCCGGATCTGGATTATCTGATCCTCGATATGCCGCCGGGCACCGGCGATATTCAGCTGACGCTGGCGCAAAACGTGCCGGTGACCGGCGCGTTAGTGGTCACCACGCCACAAGACATCGCCTTGATTGATGCGCGTAAAGGGATGGTAATGTTCGAGAAAGTCAACGTGCCGGTGTTGGGCGTGGTCGAGAACATGAGCATGCACATCTGCAGCCAATGCGGACATCACGAGCCGATATTCGGCACCGGCGGTGCGCAGAAGCTGGTGGAAGATTACAACACGCGTTTGCTGGCACAACTGCCGCTGCACATTACGCTGCGTGAAGATCTGGATGATGGCGAACCCACCGTGGTGCGCCGTCCGGATAGTGATTTCACCGCGCTCTACCGCCAGCTGGCGGGGCGTGTGGCGGCTCAGCTCTATTGGCAGGGAGACATCATCCCTGGCGATATCGCCTTCCGCGCCGTTTAA
- a CDS encoding CidA/LrgA family protein, which yields MPAVLSACWRYVRAFAIIYAALYAGMGISALLPITIPGSIIGMLLLFLLLALQIMPVEWVKPGCHLLIRYMALLFVPISVGVMGYTDILTAQFGPIVVSCIVSTFMVLLIVGLSAERLQRPQEKPND from the coding sequence ATGCCTGCCGTACTCTCTGCTTGTTGGCGCTATGTGCGCGCCTTCGCCATCATCTATGCGGCGCTTTACGCCGGAATGGGGATTTCTGCCCTACTCCCGATAACCATTCCTGGCAGCATCATCGGCATGCTGCTGCTGTTCCTGTTGCTGGCGCTGCAAATCATGCCGGTTGAGTGGGTGAAACCCGGATGCCATTTACTGATTCGCTATATGGCGCTGCTGTTTGTGCCGATTAGCGTCGGCGTGATGGGCTATACCGATATCCTCACCGCGCAGTTTGGACCGATTGTGGTGTCGTGCATTGTCAGTACTTTTATGGTGCTGCTGATTGTCGGTCTAAGTGCAGAACGTTTGCAGCGCCCGCAGGAGAAGCCGAATGATTGA